In Mycobacterium branderi, the DNA window ACAATTGCTGGTTACGCCAACCCTCCAGCATCTCCTGCACCGTCTGGACTTCTGGATGCAGCAGCGGAACCGAACCCACGACGTACACGCGGCCACTCTTGTCGACGGCCAAAACGACCTCCACAACGGTCTCATCCAATGAATCATTGAATCACCTGATGAATCAATACCACATCGGTACAGGTCCGTCCAGCCCATCGGAGCCGACATGTTGTGCGTGCCGCCGGTGCGCCACCTCAAGCAACCACCGCGCGCACTGCCCTGATGACCTCAAACCAGCTGCTCGAAGCCAGTTTTCGTGTGAGCTGATCGACTCAGCGGCCGTGCCGCGAAGAGGCGGGATTGATTCATCTGATGAAATATGCGGTACTTTTTCATGGATATTGTAGATTATCCATGAAAGGGCTTCGAAGTATGCTGCAGCACAGCATGTTTGCCTCTTCGTGAATATCGAGTCGTACGCCCACTGTCCCGTTGGCGCGTAGCTCTCGGACAACGCCCTGTCCGCCTCTGAATGAGTCGTCGCCGTTGATTCTTACTCGGTAGCCGACCGAACAGGACTTGAACCCGCGCTCCCGCTGTATCAACCCGGCGCTTTACCAACTGCGCTATTAGCCCTAGACGCGGCAACCCGCGCAGGCCAGTCACGGTGCACGGCCTGTGTCAGACGCAGATGGGACGATTGACACGTGGAGGACGACCCGACCGACGACCAGGAGACCGTAACGTCCTGGACGAATCCATGGATTGCCGAGTACAACAGCCGCCAAGCGATGCTGATGGAGATGCGAGCGTTTGAGGTCATCGCGATGACGCGCGATTTGAACTTGACCTCCTACGCGTTCAGCAAGAACGCCGAGGAGCTACAGAACCACATTTGGCGATACCCCGAGATTGGCCAGAGCCAGCCGTTCAACCCCGATGTGGGCGACCCATTCGGCATCGAGCTAGCCCGGCTGTTGGCGAACTTTCTCGCCTCGGTGAAGTCGCTTGTCTCAGGCCAGCGAGCGGTCCTACGCGACATCTGGCCGAAAATTGGAAAACAGCTCTCGGAGTTCGAGAGCGGCGAGTACACCACCAAGCGGCTCGCAGTATTCGAAGCAGACGAGGCGAAATTGCTTGAGGAACTGCGCAACTACTCCCAGCACAAGTTCCTACCCTACTTGAATCCAGCATGGCAGTTCTCGCAGGCGATGCCGATGACGGAGTTTCAATTTCGGTTGCATGTTGAGCCGCTGCTGAAGTGGGATAGTCTGAACGCAGAAGTTCGCAAATATCTTCAGCGACAAGGTGATTCGATTGATCTGCTTCCGATCATCGGGCGCTACACGGCTGCGGTCCGAGAGTTCTACGGTTGGTTCTGGCTCAAGATCGATGAGAAGACGAAGCCTGAGCGCGTCGAATACGATGCGCACGTGGCCGAGTTGATGGTCTTCGGCGAAGAAGTGTTCTTGACACCCGATTGGATCCGGCGGCCTGGTGGAGAACAGCCGCCCGGTTGGAATGGTAAGCGATGGCGTCGCCGGTCGCTAGCGGAGATTCGCCAGAGACGCTGGGCGCTCGGACACCGATCGTTTCGTGGCATCACCGTAGACAATCAAGGCGGCGCTGAGGTTGGCGAGCACCCATGGACGCCGATCCTGTTGCGGGTTCCATAAGCGGCGGTATATCCCGGAAGAGGTCGCCGCGAGCCGTGCGGAGAGCTTATAGGTCAGCTTTCTGGTGTAGTTTTCTGGTATATTGTTGGCTAGGTACGTGGTAGTGTCTGGTGTAGACTAGGCGCCGAACTGGGAAATTGGAGATGTGAGATGCCCGTCTTGACCGCCTCAGCAGCACAGCGACTCGACGACGAGGCGGCGACGCGTTCGATCCGCGAGGTCGCCGCGTACTTGCAGGACGCGGTGGGTCAGCGGGTGGCCGCCGCCCTTGGGGGGCTGGCCGACGCTAAGCAAATCGGCCGCTACGCCCGCGAGAGCGGTCCTGAGCCCCACGGCGCGACCGAACGCCGGCTGCGCGAAGGCTACAAAGTCGTGAAAATGATCGTCGACGCCTACGACGCCAAGACAGCGCGCGCGTGGCTGTTCGGCACTAACACGCGGCTAGATGACCGCGCGCCGATCGAGGTGCTCGGCGCCGCGACCGACACCGCGCAGTTCGCCATGGTTGTACGCGCCGCGCGGCAGGTCGCCAGCTTTCAGTCGTGACCCAAAAGCCCAGCGACCTGCCAGCTCTGTGGCGGGTGGGCTACTACGCCGATCCGTTCGGCTTCACCCCGTTGGATCTTTATTCGTTCAACCACCGGTTTGACGACATCCACCACCGATTCCGCACGCTCTACTGCGCCGCATTGCCGGAAACGTGTCTGCGCGAGGTACTCGCTGACTTTCGCCCCGACCTCGACGCGATGCGCCGCCACGTTGAGCGCTATGGGCCTGAGGCCGCCGACGACTTCACACCGGCGCCGGTGACCGCTAGGTGGCGCGCACAGCACGTCCTCGTTCCCGTCGATCTGCGGCTCGACGGCCCCCTCATCGATCTCACCGACTTGTCCACCCGCCAGAAGATCGAGGAACGTCACATCGAACTGCTGGTCGAGCACGGCCTGGAACACCTCGATCTACACGAGATCACAACAAGCCGCCGCGTGATCACCCAGACGATCGCCGCGGACCTATTCGACCGAGGCGCCAGTGCCGTGCGCTTTCCGTCTCGCCTGGACGGCAACCCGTGCGTTGCGCTTTTCGAAAAGCGTGGCACCGTCAGCGCGGCCGGCGACCCCATCGCACTCACCGACCCACCGCCCGAAGCGCTCGCAACGGTTGCCGCGGCATGGGGGCTGGTGCTGGAGCCCGCGGCCGCAGCCAACTACGACAACTGAACTCCATGGCTGGCGTCAGCTAACGAACATCCGATGTGCTGAGATTGACCGCTTGCATCCTGCGGAGGGGAGGCGAGCGCAACTGACAGAGGTTCGAATCAGGCGATCAAACTCAGTCTGGACTTCGAATCCATGGGGCCAAAATGGGGCCAACGAATCAGATGAGCTGATCCAACTCGTCTGATTGACGGTCTCACGTCCGTCCTGACCAGCTGAAACACAAAGATGTAAGCCACAACTCCGCCTGAAAAGCGGAAGGTCGCCGGTTCGATCCCGGCCCTGGCCACCAAACATCAGTGCAGGTAGTGGGCTCAGCAGCATCACTCGACACCACCCGTGGCCGGGCCTTCGGCGATTTCATGCGGCCAATATACGGCCAAGTCGCGGATTGGCCGCATGGCGGAAGATCGCCCACCATCAAACGAGCGGTTGTCAGGCCGCGACCGCTCTGGATTGCGCGCCAACCACATCGCTAAGCGCGAGAACCGGTAGTGCTGCCATTGCTCGCTTCGGCTTCGTGGTGGATCCGGCGAGTGTGCTGGACGATCCTGTCCGATCGCGCTAGTCGTGCCATGGCCTACGTCGGCGGCCGTCACCAACGAAGCCGACCAATACCACCGCGGCGATGACACCGGTATCCACCAGATGCGCCGCGGCACCAAACACGCCGCCGCCCACGCCTTACACACGATCGCGACCGCCAACGACGACCGGGCCCGCACCATGCACACCGTCGCCGCGGCCACCGCGCGCAAGCCTGGAGCCGACACACCGCCCAAAACCGCGCCCGCGAAGTCTCCTACCAACGCTTCATCGACGCCCGCCAGCAGGCCACTCGGCGCCAGCACAGCCGCAGCTGTGGCCGCAGCCAGGGATACGGGCTCGAATTGTGAACGCGGGGAACAACTTCAGGCAACAGAACCGGAAACCGTCTTGTGTTACCGCTCGCGCCGTGGCCTCGGCTCATCGACGCGGAACACGTTTACCGGCAGACCCCGCATCGGAATCGCGCGGACCGCACCTGTTTCCTGCCAGGACAATGACTGCGACCCCAGCCTCTCGGCGCAACCGCCCCTTCGATGACCTCGCTGGCCAGGGTGGGAGGTGAGGAGTTTGGTCGCTGATATCGAGCCTGGCTTTAGCTGCCGGGTCGTTAGCTGCCGCCTCGGTCACGGCGGCGACCGCGCGTACTGGGAGCTGAACACGGTGACGAAATCCAGTAGCGCCGCCTCGAGGGTCGCGCGATCGTCGAGCGCTGCACTCCATAGCACAGAGACTGGCGGCGCCAGCCGCTCGCGGATGTGATCGCTCAGGCGAAGCACGAATGCCGAGCGAGCGGAAAATACAGATAGAACGTTGCCCGCCCAAGGCCTGCCTCGCGGACCAGCCGGGCGATGCTCACCTCGGCGAACGGCGTCCCGTCAGCGCACAACGTGTCAACGGCCGCAAACAGTCGCCGCTCGACGTCCGGGCGGCGTTCATCACGCGGCGCCCTGCCGCTGATCGCAGGATGCCCGCTGGTGAAGACATCTCGTCGAGGAGAATGCCCGGGGTGCAGCAGATTGCGGCTTCTCTCAGTCGCAGGCAATCACTTTGAAATGCCGGCCACTCATGATCATCCCCGGGTGAAACCCGAACATCTCCTTGTATGCATGGCTGAAGTGCGACGAATCGTGAAAACCGAACTCGTGGGCGAGCTCGGTGAGTAGCTGGCCTTCCGACCAGGCTGAAAGCGCTTTCCAGACCGCAGTTGTGCGGGCGAAGTGAGACACCGTGTAGCCAACCTGTTCTTTGAACAGGTGCCGCAGGCGGTCGGGGGAGAGGTGGACCTCCTCGGCAATCGCGTTCAACGACACATCCTCCAGTCGGCGCTGCTGGATTACTCCCAACGCGGGCTCGACGCGAGGGTCGTAGTCCGGAGTGCATGGGTACACACCGGTTATGGCGTGCACCATGTCTCGCCGAAGATCGGGAATCCCTTCACCGTCTAGCTCACCCACGTACGCCTGTTCCAGGCGCGGCATCAATGTGTCGAACACCTCCAGATCCAGCGGCACAACTGACTGGCCAGCCATGAACAGCGACAGCGTGGTGTACTCCGGCGTCGATACCGCCATGTCAAGCAGGACGTACCCGGAATTCCTGGCGATGATCTGGCGGCGACGAACGTCCGAAGACATCAGGACCGCGCGTGTTTTCAGCCATGAGCCGTTCGAGAACTCGATTTCGAAGGGCGCTCGCAGGGCGATCATCACCCGGATGGACGGGCGCCGGTTGGGTTGTTCCCCGTGGTCGACGATGAAACTGGGTGCCAGCAAAAGGATGCCGCGCGGCCAGTAGTAAATGACCGCACCTTCCGGGAACGACGCCTTGGCCTTTTGCCCTGGGTTGACGCGAGTGGCTGGCGCTCGTCCCGCTGTCTGACCGGAGTTGGTCTTCGCCACAGACGCAATTGTTAGCCACGCAGTGGCCGAGAGATGCAAAAAGCGGCTGACTTTTCTGATGGCCGGGGTCCTAGCCGCCTTCTACAAGCCCGCACTGCAAACCGCTGCATACGGTCGCCATTAGAAGTGCTGGACCTGTTGCCGCCGCGGAGGACATCAATGACACAACGTAAGCAGTGCGTGGTCGGATCCGCGGGCAGGCTACGTCCAGACGTAGTGGCGCCGCAGGGGTCGCTGACCATCGGCGGGCGGCGCCGCACATTCATCACCGTCTCGGGCCGCATCCGACAGCGCCGCCCGGCGCTGGTGTTGATGTTGCACGGCACGATGCAGACCGCCCGCAACATTCGTCCGTTTGCCGGATACAGCTTCGATACCTATGCGGTCGGTGGGCGGGTCGTGGTGATCTATCCCGATGCGATTCGCCGCGAATGGAACGGTGCCCGCAAGGCAATGATGCTGTCAGAACGCGCCAAGCACATCGACGACCTGGGCTTCATCCGTGGTGTCATCGGCCATGCAGTCGCTGCCGAAAACGTCGATCCCACAAAGGTTTTCGTGGCTGGGTTTTCGCTTGGCGGTCAGATGGCAATCCGGCTCATTCACGAAATCCCTGAACTACTCGCGGGAGCCGCGGTGCTGAGCGCAAATTTGCCCAGCCCGGACAACTTTGTCGTTGACCGAGACGCCGAACTTGCTTTGCCCGTATTGACAATCCACGGCACCGCCGACCCACTTGCACCGTTCAACGGTGGTGCGGTCGGCTTCCACGGACATCTCCTGAAGGGCATACACCTATCAGCGCCGGAAACCGCCAGATACTTCGCCGCACGCAACGGCATCACCGGCGCGCCGACCATCACGCAGCTGCCGCATCAGCGCGTTCCCGGTAAACCAACGTCCGTGGCTCGCCACGACTACGCGAGGCCCGGTGGTCTGCCTGTCCGGTTCTATACCGTGCACGGCGGGGGCCATGTGCTCCCAAATCCCACACACACATTCGCGCAATGGTTTTGGGGACCGTCGACCCGCGATATTTGTGCCGCCGATGCGGTTGCCGACTTCTTCGGCCTACCTGTAGCAATCCCCGGAAGAGAGGCGACAACATGAACAGCAACGCCGCATTCGACCCCACCCACGCGCTCAATGCGTTGCTCGCTGAGGTGGGCCTGTCGACCGCCGATGCCGGCGGCGTCGTCACTTTCGCGGGGCGAGACCCTATCCTGCCGGCACGCCACCGCCTCGGTGCCTGTATCGGCATTCCCATGATGGGCAACGCTGTTGCCGCAGCTGCCATGCTGCGCCACCGCGGCGGTCCCGATCAAGACCTGCACTTAGACCTGCGCCAAGCGGTACACCACATCACCCCGCACGCATACTGGCATCCGACCGTGGCGGGTGAGCTTCCGTCGTTCGCGCTGGTGCCCGATAACCCGTTTCTGTTGCTTCCCTACCGCTCTCGCGACGGGCGCATTGTGATGGCCTCCGGGGTCTACCCGCACCTGGCCGCCAAATGGTGCCGGTTTCTAGATGTGCCACCAGATTTC includes these proteins:
- a CDS encoding XRE family transcriptional regulator, with the translated sequence MPVLTASAAQRLDDEAATRSIREVAAYLQDAVGQRVAAALGGLADAKQIGRYARESGPEPHGATERRLREGYKVVKMIVDAYDAKTARAWLFGTNTRLDDRAPIEVLGAATDTAQFAMVVRAARQVASFQS
- a CDS encoding RES family NAD+ phosphorylase, which gives rise to MTQKPSDLPALWRVGYYADPFGFTPLDLYSFNHRFDDIHHRFRTLYCAALPETCLREVLADFRPDLDAMRRHVERYGPEAADDFTPAPVTARWRAQHVLVPVDLRLDGPLIDLTDLSTRQKIEERHIELLVEHGLEHLDLHEITTSRRVITQTIAADLFDRGASAVRFPSRLDGNPCVALFEKRGTVSAAGDPIALTDPPPEALATVAAAWGLVLEPAAAANYDN
- a CDS encoding alpha/beta hydrolase family esterase is translated as MLHGTMQTARNIRPFAGYSFDTYAVGGRVVVIYPDAIRREWNGARKAMMLSERAKHIDDLGFIRGVIGHAVAAENVDPTKVFVAGFSLGGQMAIRLIHEIPELLAGAAVLSANLPSPDNFVVDRDAELALPVLTIHGTADPLAPFNGGAVGFHGHLLKGIHLSAPETARYFAARNGITGAPTITQLPHQRVPGKPTSVARHDYARPGGLPVRFYTVHGGGHVLPNPTHTFAQWFWGPSTRDICAADAVADFFGLPVAIPGREATT
- a CDS encoding helix-turn-helix domain-containing protein, whose product is MHLSATAWLTIASVAKTNSGQTAGRAPATRVNPGQKAKASFPEGAVIYYWPRGILLLAPSFIVDHGEQPNRRPSIRVMIALRAPFEIEFSNGSWLKTRAVLMSSDVRRRQIIARNSGYVLLDMAVSTPEYTTLSLFMAGQSVVPLDLEVFDTLMPRLEQAYVGELDGEGIPDLRRDMVHAITGVYPCTPDYDPRVEPALGVIQQRRLEDVSLNAIAEEVHLSPDRLRHLFKEQVGYTVSHFARTTAVWKALSAWSEGQLLTELAHEFGFHDSSHFSHAYKEMFGFHPGMIMSGRHFKVIACD